In Myxococcus virescens, a single window of DNA contains:
- a CDS encoding DUF2269 family protein, whose protein sequence is MNVHNVLKLLHLIAVVVFLGDIVVTAVWRLLADRTREPRVIIYALRLVQFTDKYLLVPSVFALAATGMLRAHLQDIPLWTNPALAAGQVCFMLCGIVWQLTLRPIQALQLAMAEALGDTGASFDDYLQLTQKWFRWGILAMALAFGSMALMVLH, encoded by the coding sequence ATGAACGTCCACAACGTCCTGAAGCTCCTGCACCTCATCGCCGTCGTGGTGTTCCTGGGCGACATCGTCGTGACGGCCGTGTGGCGGTTGCTCGCGGACAGGACGCGCGAGCCCCGGGTGATTATCTATGCCCTGCGGCTGGTGCAGTTCACCGACAAGTACCTGCTGGTGCCCAGCGTCTTCGCGCTCGCCGCCACCGGCATGCTGCGCGCGCACCTCCAGGACATCCCCCTGTGGACGAACCCGGCGCTCGCCGCGGGACAGGTCTGCTTCATGCTGTGCGGCATCGTCTGGCAGCTCACGCTGCGCCCCATCCAGGCGCTGCAGCTGGCCATGGCAGAGGCACTCGGCGACACCGGGGCCTCGTTCGACGACTACCTGCAGCTCACGCAGAAGTGGTTCCGCTGGGGCATCCTGGCCATGGCGCTCGCCTTTGGCTCCATGGCGCTGATGGTCCTCCACTGA
- a CDS encoding DEAD/DEAH box helicase — MTFDELQLHDTLLRAVKAEGYTTPTPIQQKAIPHALAGRDVLGVAQTGTGKTAAFALPILQRLSAKAPAGGARPVRCLVLTPTRELAGQVGDSFGTYGKGLPLRHAVIFGGVGQNPQVQTLRSGVDVLVATPGRLLDLMEQGFVSLRSLEVFVLDEADRMLDMGFIHDVRRVIKALPPKRQTLFFSATLPPDIVDLARSILTDPIRVEVTPASSTAETVSQQVYFVEREQKRGLLTHLLKEGNIHRALVFTRTKHGANRVAKQLEGAGVSSAAIHGNKSQNARERALDEFRSGTLRVLVATDIAARGIDIDGLSYVVNYDLPNVPEQYVHRIGRTGRAGASGTAVSFCDAEERAYLRDIERTIRRNVPVVEDHPYRSGQPAPRPVSHASGAAPEARPSGNGGRPQGTPRPAGNGGGGGHSAGASRRRRGGRGGAGGGGRGQGRPEGGRSAQGSGGSGGNASRGGQGGSRGSGGGRPAVAQAPAKAPEASPLPPRRPSPKWF, encoded by the coding sequence ATGACTTTCGACGAACTTCAGCTTCACGACACCCTCCTGCGCGCCGTCAAGGCGGAGGGTTACACCACCCCCACGCCCATCCAGCAGAAGGCCATCCCCCACGCGCTGGCCGGGCGGGATGTGCTCGGCGTGGCCCAGACGGGCACGGGCAAGACGGCGGCCTTCGCGCTGCCCATCCTCCAGCGGCTGTCCGCCAAGGCGCCCGCGGGCGGGGCGCGCCCGGTGCGCTGCCTGGTCCTGACGCCCACGCGTGAGCTGGCGGGGCAGGTGGGCGACAGCTTCGGGACCTACGGCAAGGGGCTTCCCCTGCGTCACGCCGTCATCTTCGGTGGCGTGGGCCAGAATCCGCAGGTCCAGACGCTGCGAAGTGGCGTGGATGTGCTGGTGGCCACGCCGGGCCGCCTGCTGGACCTGATGGAGCAGGGCTTCGTGTCGCTGCGCTCGCTCGAGGTGTTCGTGCTCGACGAGGCGGACCGCATGCTCGACATGGGCTTCATCCACGACGTGCGGCGCGTCATCAAGGCGCTGCCGCCCAAGCGGCAGACGCTGTTCTTCAGCGCCACGCTGCCCCCGGACATCGTGGACCTGGCGCGCAGCATCCTCACGGACCCCATCCGCGTGGAGGTGACGCCGGCGTCCAGCACCGCGGAGACGGTGAGCCAGCAGGTGTACTTCGTGGAGCGCGAGCAGAAGCGCGGGCTGCTGACGCACCTGCTGAAGGAAGGCAACATCCACCGCGCGCTCGTCTTCACCCGCACCAAGCACGGCGCGAACCGGGTGGCGAAGCAGTTGGAGGGCGCGGGCGTCAGCTCGGCGGCCATCCACGGCAACAAGAGCCAGAACGCCCGTGAGCGCGCGCTCGACGAGTTCCGCTCCGGGACGCTCCGCGTGCTCGTGGCGACGGACATCGCCGCGCGCGGCATCGACATCGACGGGCTGAGCTACGTCGTCAACTACGACCTGCCCAACGTGCCGGAGCAGTACGTGCACCGCATTGGCCGCACCGGCCGCGCGGGGGCCAGTGGCACCGCTGTGTCGTTCTGCGACGCCGAGGAGCGCGCGTACCTGCGCGACATCGAGCGCACCATCCGCCGCAACGTGCCCGTGGTGGAGGACCATCCGTACCGCTCGGGCCAGCCCGCGCCGCGTCCCGTGAGCCACGCGTCCGGCGCCGCGCCAGAGGCCCGTCCTTCGGGCAACGGTGGGCGGCCTCAGGGCACGCCGCGTCCCGCGGGCAACGGTGGGGGCGGCGGGCACTCCGCGGGGGCTTCGCGCCGCCGCCGGGGGGGCCGTGGTGGCGCTGGCGGCGGAGGCCGTGGGCAGGGCCGTCCCGAAGGTGGCCGCTCGGCGCAAGGCTCGGGTGGCTCCGGTGGCAACGCCAGCCGGGGTGGCCAGGGCGGTTCCAGGGGTTCGGGTGGCGGCCGTCCCGCGGTGGCTCAGGCTCCGGCGAAGGCCCCCGAGGCCTCCCCGCTTCCTCCGCGTCGCCCGTCGCCCAAGTGGTTCTGA
- the fusA gene encoding elongation factor G, producing the protein MSRHTRIERYRNIGIMAHIDAGKTTLTERVLFFTGRIHSVGEVHDGATEMDWLPQERQRGITITSAATTAFWQPRQGMGAGVPHRINVLDTPGHVDFTIEVERSLRVLDGAVAVFDASQGVEPQSEAVWRQADRYNVPRIAFINKMDKVGADFAMSVASIQARLGARPVAVQWPLGEGSAFRGLVDLVRMRAVMFDGEDGSFVDGQALPEAVRAEVEAQRLRLIEACADEDATVLEKFVDGRLEDITAEDLERALRSGALARTLVPVLCGSAFKKKGVQMLLDAIVNYLPAPSDMPAVEGFVPGKEARVSRPVSDSGPPCALAFKLMSDKAVGGIVFLRVYSGTLRAGTVLLNPATGRRERVGRLMFMHANRREEVAEVHAGDICAALGLKGVRTGDTLCDPAEPVVLESLGVMEPVVQLAVEARSPAELTKLEDGLHRLAAEDPSLRVGVDPESGQVLLSGMGELHLEVVVDRLRTEHGVEARVGQPKVAWRDTLRRQVRQEYRHVRQSGGPGQYAYVVLDVGPAPRGAGLVFTDDTRGGTIPKELVPAIEKGVAGAMARGVRDGVPLVDVEVRLLDGDTHVRDSTPQAFAVAGSLALQAAAHRAGVQQLEPVMEVEVTTPEEYLGEVLGDLAARRGRVLGMEARGGVRLISARVPMASLFGYVTGLRGRTQGRAQASMRLGAYEPVPEALQAASAAEARA; encoded by the coding sequence ATGTCTCGCCACACACGCATCGAGCGGTACCGCAACATCGGCATCATGGCGCACATCGACGCGGGGAAGACGACGCTCACCGAGCGCGTCCTCTTCTTCACCGGTCGCATCCACTCCGTGGGAGAGGTGCACGACGGAGCCACGGAGATGGACTGGCTGCCACAGGAGCGGCAGCGCGGCATCACCATCACCTCCGCGGCCACCACCGCGTTCTGGCAACCCCGGCAGGGGATGGGCGCGGGTGTGCCCCACCGCATCAACGTCCTGGACACCCCAGGGCACGTGGACTTCACCATCGAAGTGGAGCGCTCGCTGCGCGTGCTGGACGGCGCGGTCGCCGTCTTCGACGCGAGCCAGGGTGTGGAGCCCCAGTCGGAGGCGGTGTGGCGGCAGGCGGACCGGTACAACGTGCCGCGCATCGCCTTCATCAACAAGATGGACAAGGTGGGCGCGGACTTCGCCATGAGCGTCGCGTCCATCCAGGCGCGGCTGGGCGCGCGGCCGGTGGCCGTGCAGTGGCCCCTGGGCGAGGGCTCGGCGTTCCGCGGGCTGGTGGACCTGGTGCGCATGCGGGCCGTCATGTTCGACGGGGAGGACGGAAGCTTCGTCGACGGCCAGGCCTTGCCGGAGGCGGTGCGCGCGGAGGTGGAGGCGCAGCGGCTGCGGCTCATCGAGGCATGCGCGGACGAGGACGCCACTGTGCTGGAGAAGTTCGTGGACGGACGGTTGGAGGACATCACCGCGGAGGACCTGGAGCGCGCGCTGCGCTCGGGCGCGCTCGCGCGGACGCTGGTGCCGGTGCTGTGCGGGTCGGCCTTCAAGAAGAAGGGAGTGCAGATGTTGCTGGACGCCATCGTCAACTACCTTCCCGCGCCGTCGGACATGCCCGCCGTGGAGGGCTTTGTTCCGGGCAAGGAGGCGCGTGTGTCCCGGCCCGTATCCGATTCGGGGCCGCCTTGTGCCCTGGCCTTCAAGCTCATGAGCGACAAGGCCGTGGGCGGCATCGTGTTCCTCCGCGTCTATTCGGGCACGCTGCGCGCGGGCACGGTTCTGCTCAACCCCGCCACCGGGCGGCGTGAGCGGGTGGGGCGCTTGATGTTCATGCACGCCAACCGCCGCGAAGAAGTGGCGGAGGTCCATGCGGGAGACATCTGCGCGGCGCTGGGCCTGAAGGGCGTGCGCACGGGCGACACGTTGTGCGACCCGGCGGAGCCCGTGGTGCTGGAGTCGCTGGGCGTCATGGAGCCCGTGGTGCAGCTCGCCGTGGAGGCGCGCTCGCCCGCGGAGCTGACGAAGCTGGAGGACGGCCTGCACCGGCTGGCGGCGGAGGACCCGTCGCTGCGTGTGGGCGTGGACCCGGAGAGCGGCCAGGTGCTGCTGTCCGGGATGGGTGAGCTGCACCTGGAGGTGGTGGTGGACCGCTTGAGGACAGAGCACGGCGTGGAGGCCCGCGTGGGCCAGCCCAAGGTGGCCTGGCGCGACACGCTCCGGCGCCAGGTGCGGCAGGAGTACCGCCACGTCCGCCAGTCGGGCGGGCCCGGACAGTACGCGTACGTGGTGCTGGACGTGGGGCCGGCGCCGCGTGGCGCGGGGCTCGTCTTCACGGACGACACGCGCGGGGGCACCATTCCCAAGGAGCTGGTGCCCGCCATCGAGAAGGGCGTGGCCGGGGCCATGGCCCGAGGCGTGCGGGACGGCGTGCCGCTGGTGGACGTGGAGGTGCGGCTGTTGGATGGGGACACGCACGTGCGTGACTCCACGCCTCAGGCCTTCGCCGTGGCCGGCTCCCTGGCGCTCCAGGCGGCGGCGCACAGGGCGGGCGTGCAGCAGTTGGAGCCGGTGATGGAGGTGGAGGTCACCACGCCCGAGGAGTACCTCGGCGAGGTGTTGGGGGACCTGGCGGCGCGGCGGGGGCGGGTGCTGGGCATGGAGGCGCGCGGCGGGGTGCGGCTCATCTCCGCGCGGGTGCCCATGGCCAGCCTCTTCGGCTACGTCACCGGGCTGCGAGGCCGCACCCAGGGCCGGGCCCAGGCCAGCATGCGTCTGGGCGCGTACGAGCCGGTGCCAGAGGCACTCCAGGCCGCTTCCGCGGCGGAGGCCCGCGCCTGA